One region of Triticum aestivum cultivar Chinese Spring unplaced genomic scaffold, IWGSC CS RefSeq v2.1 scaffold10500, whole genome shotgun sequence genomic DNA includes:
- the LOC123174846 gene encoding senescence-specific cysteine protease SAG39-like — MAIHKALLLAILGCICLCGTVIAARELNDDLLMVVKHENWMAQYGRVYKDTTEKARRFEVFKGNVEFIETFNAQNHKFWLGVNQFADVTNDEFKTTNTNKGFKANSMRVLSSGFRYENLSLDALPATMDWRAKGAVTPVKDQGQCGCCWAFSAVAATEGIVKLKTGKLISLSEQELVDCDVHGQDQGCEGGLMDDAFKFIIKNGGLTMESSYPYTAADGKCKAGSNSAATITGFEDVPANNEGALMKAVANQPVSVAVDGGDMTFQFYSGGVMTGSCGTDLDHGIAAIGYGKTSDGTSYWLMKNSWGTTWGEDGYLRMEKDIADKKGMCGLAMEPSYPTK; from the exons ATGGCCATCCACAAGGCTTTGCTTCTTGCCATCCTCGGTTGCATCTGCCTCTGTGGTACAGTCATTGCAGCTCGTGAGCTGAATGATGACTTGTTGATGGTGGTGAAGCATGAGAACTGGATGGCTCAGTATGGCCGTGTGTACAAGGACACCACTGAGAAGGCACGTCGGTTCGAGGTTTTCAAAGGCAACGTCGAGTTCATTGAAACATTCAATGCCCAAAATCACAAGTTCTGGCTTGGCGTCAACCAATTTGCTGATGTCACAAATGATGAGTTCAAGACAACCAACACAAACAAGGGATTCAAAGCAAACTCCATGAGAGTTCTTTCTTCTGGATTCAGGTATGAGAATTTGAGTTTGGATGCCCTTCCAGCAACGATGGACTGGAGGGCCAAGGGAGCCGTCACTCCTGTCAAGGATCAAGGCCAGTGTG GCTGCTGTTGGGCATTTTCTGCTGTTGCCGCGACAGAGGGCATTGTAAAACTGAAAACCGGGAAGTTGATCTCACTGTCGGAGCAGGAGTTGGTTGACTGTGATGTTCATGGTCAAGATCAAGGCTGCGAGGGAGGACTCATGGATGATGCCTTCAAATTCATTATCAAGAATGGAGGCCTTACTATGGAGTCAAGCTACCCATATACTGCAGCTGACGGCAAGTGCAAGGCTGGATCCAACAGTGCCGCAACCATCACCGGCTTTGAGGATGTGCCTGCCAATAACGAGGGTGCCCTTATGAAGGCGGTGGCAAACCAACCAGTGTCTGTAGCTGTGGACGGAGGAGACATGACGTTCCAATTCTACTCTGGTGGGGTGATGACTGGGTCCTGCGGCACTGACTTGGACCATGGAATTGCAGCCATTGGATATGGAAAGACTAGTGATGGCACGAGCTATTGGTTGATGAAGAATTCATGGGGCACAACTTGGGGTGAAGATGGGTACTTGAGAATGGAGAAAGACATTGCAGACAAGAAGGGCATGTGTGGTCTTGCCATGGAGCCTTCTTACCCAACAAAATAG